Proteins encoded within one genomic window of Mesobacillus subterraneus:
- a CDS encoding DUF1129 family protein codes for MVSKRAEQFLVELRMYLISKGKNDKEINEITEELEVHLMEAEAEGKDVSHIIGYSPKNYMKSIGESMKTDYRELAGLVPLMILLISAYLSIGPAIEGTFSVSRGTIWFALIITTVSFLGYGLFLFKIMPRFFQSRWGYVFIFCTSLIVTGLMVVFMFWYRAQNFEAVFVATPVQNNLIIILCAVIFIGAALYTKTWFTILIPLFLSMGPIATRLLPEETNNDPLYITITILVFLLASAVAIGIFIFQSKKDQKKI; via the coding sequence ATGGTTTCAAAACGAGCGGAACAATTTTTAGTAGAACTGCGGATGTACTTGATTTCAAAAGGAAAAAACGACAAGGAAATTAATGAAATTACCGAAGAACTTGAGGTTCATTTGATGGAGGCGGAGGCTGAAGGGAAAGATGTCAGCCACATCATTGGCTACAGCCCGAAGAATTATATGAAAAGCATTGGTGAATCCATGAAAACCGATTATCGCGAGCTCGCGGGTTTGGTTCCTTTGATGATCCTGCTGATTTCGGCCTATTTAAGTATCGGTCCTGCAATCGAAGGAACTTTTTCCGTATCACGAGGGACGATCTGGTTTGCGCTCATCATCACCACGGTAAGCTTCCTAGGCTATGGCTTGTTCTTGTTCAAAATAATGCCAAGATTCTTTCAATCTAGATGGGGGTATGTTTTTATTTTCTGCACCTCCCTGATTGTGACAGGATTAATGGTAGTCTTCATGTTTTGGTATAGAGCACAAAACTTCGAAGCCGTTTTCGTAGCAACGCCAGTGCAAAACAATCTGATTATTATCCTTTGTGCCGTCATTTTCATCGGTGCAGCTCTCTACACCAAAACCTGGTTCACCATACTGATTCCTTTATTTCTCTCTATGGGTCCGATTGCAACAAGACTCCTACCAGAAGAAACAAACAATGACCCGCTTTACATCACGATCACCATCCTAGTCTTTTTACTCGCATCAGCAGTGGCCATCGGCATCTTTATTTTTCAGAGCAAGAAAGATCAGAAAAAGATTTAA
- a CDS encoding TolB family protein: MHFLLPLEVSAEVPLTAAFVRDHQLWIKDGEQETQITKGRYVYSPKWSYDGRFIAYIDGDEQGGKSDLFIYDTKAKESYQPYTRVEASDFKWSPVKNQLAYSDHGLLNVTKVKDGRPQGFENVALGVSGFAWFPNGEDFIVSSQSSLRPTGWGPVPLYKVPVHANLAKEKMQQFYTIQTHEPDLFGIDADYFKWSHDGKWVSFILIPTASWSMDSQTLCVLSNQGEQFQSVGKMLGYKDWVKWAPSSNQLAYISGEGRFFVENKKTKIADIPIFKEQKDYTPAGFVDLDLEWYSQDQVIVARAKENKEWTEGPVPTMYTALYAINIKTEEQKQIAFPKKNELDIDPQVAGRNLTWFRKNPNDEQGDVWVMEGLNGEEYRWIKNVDSAPEFFIVKEKQ, translated from the coding sequence ATGCATTTTCTTTTACCATTGGAAGTAAGTGCTGAAGTCCCGCTCACGGCTGCGTTTGTCCGCGACCATCAGCTTTGGATCAAAGATGGGGAACAGGAAACGCAAATAACAAAAGGGCGGTATGTATATTCGCCGAAATGGTCTTATGATGGGCGTTTCATTGCCTATATTGATGGAGATGAACAAGGAGGTAAATCGGATTTATTCATTTATGATACGAAGGCTAAAGAAAGCTATCAGCCTTATACCAGGGTTGAAGCATCAGATTTTAAGTGGTCACCGGTAAAAAATCAATTAGCCTACAGTGATCATGGATTACTGAACGTGACAAAAGTAAAGGATGGCCGTCCGCAAGGTTTCGAGAATGTTGCACTGGGGGTAAGCGGGTTTGCGTGGTTTCCGAATGGCGAAGATTTCATTGTTTCCTCGCAATCCAGTTTGCGTCCTACCGGCTGGGGACCAGTCCCGCTGTATAAGGTCCCGGTCCATGCGAATCTCGCAAAGGAAAAAATGCAGCAATTCTATACGATCCAAACACATGAGCCAGACTTGTTTGGTATCGATGCGGACTATTTCAAATGGAGTCATGATGGAAAATGGGTCAGTTTCATTCTGATTCCTACAGCTTCCTGGTCGATGGATAGCCAAACCTTGTGTGTCCTGTCAAACCAAGGAGAACAATTTCAGTCAGTCGGTAAAATGCTGGGGTACAAGGACTGGGTGAAGTGGGCTCCCTCCTCTAACCAGCTGGCTTATATTTCAGGCGAAGGAAGATTTTTTGTTGAAAACAAGAAAACCAAAATTGCGGATATACCGATATTTAAGGAGCAGAAGGATTACACACCAGCGGGTTTCGTAGACCTTGATCTGGAATGGTACTCGCAGGATCAAGTAATCGTCGCCCGTGCAAAAGAAAACAAGGAATGGACAGAAGGGCCGGTCCCAACGATGTACACAGCTCTGTATGCAATCAATATCAAAACCGAGGAGCAAAAACAAATCGCTTTTCCGAAAAAGAATGAACTTGATATAGATCCGCAAGTGGCTGGTCGAAATCTTACCTGGTTTCGAAAAAATCCCAATGATGAGCAGGGAGATGTGTGGGTGATGGAGGGATTGAACGGGGAGGAGTATAGGTGGATTAAGAATGTTGATTCAGCCCCGGAATTTTTCATTGTAAAAGAGAAGCAATGA
- a CDS encoding carbohydrate kinase family protein, giving the protein MKKPGIISLGEPIVDYISFDSSNTTYERLLGGATVNVAVGVSRHGIPSYYLCKLGMDETSTFVEGELQKENVDLSFCSYHPDKKICCVYIHSNQHGERYFHAYLNETPDEWIASVELDKKPFADHRIFYFGSGTLFHPIARKTTEQALQYAKEENLLIAFDANIRLKRWESENQCRETILSYIRQADIVKMTEDEWLFLTEDKSLEHLTKMDIPFLFITKGKDGASAIHNHALVHVPGIPVKAVDTTGAGDAFMAALLSCFHDKGIPENEAELVDYTEFANKAGARSAMKLGAL; this is encoded by the coding sequence TTGAAAAAGCCAGGAATTATATCACTAGGTGAACCAATAGTTGACTACATCTCATTCGATTCATCAAATACAACCTATGAGCGTTTACTGGGAGGAGCGACTGTTAATGTAGCCGTCGGAGTCAGCCGACATGGCATTCCCTCGTATTATTTATGCAAACTGGGAATGGATGAAACAAGTACATTTGTAGAGGGAGAATTGCAAAAGGAGAATGTTGATCTATCCTTTTGTTCCTATCATCCAGATAAAAAAATCTGCTGTGTTTATATTCATTCGAATCAGCATGGAGAACGCTATTTCCATGCGTACTTAAACGAAACTCCTGATGAGTGGATTGCCTCTGTAGAACTCGATAAAAAGCCGTTCGCGGATCATAGAATCTTTTACTTTGGGTCTGGCACTCTTTTTCATCCAATCGCAAGAAAAACAACTGAACAAGCTCTTCAATATGCCAAAGAAGAGAATTTGCTAATAGCCTTTGATGCGAATATCCGGCTGAAACGATGGGAAAGCGAGAATCAGTGCAGAGAAACGATTCTTTCTTACATTAGACAGGCAGATATCGTAAAAATGACCGAGGATGAATGGCTATTTTTAACCGAAGATAAAAGTTTGGAACACCTCACAAAAATGGATATCCCTTTCCTTTTTATCACAAAAGGAAAAGACGGAGCGTCTGCCATTCATAATCATGCGTTGGTGCACGTTCCCGGAATCCCGGTGAAAGCGGTAGATACAACCGGTGCCGGCGACGCATTCATGGCCGCCCTCCTATCATGTTTTCACGACAAAGGGATTCCTGAAAACGAAGCTGAATTGGTGGATTATACGGAGTTTGCAAATAAAGCCGGGGCGAGATCGGCTATGAAGTTGGGAGCATTATAA
- a CDS encoding PadR family transcriptional regulator, which translates to MADTTQMLKGILDGCLLSIIKEGEIYGYELAAKLESYGFHSFSEGTIYPLLLRMQKEGLVSTTLRKSTAGPKRKYYSLTEKGELELEQFINRWTQLSSSVNNVLNKRGN; encoded by the coding sequence ATGGCTGATACGACGCAAATGCTTAAAGGGATTCTCGATGGATGCCTTTTGTCCATCATCAAAGAGGGCGAAATTTACGGATATGAATTAGCTGCCAAATTAGAGTCCTACGGCTTCCATTCTTTTAGCGAAGGAACGATATATCCCCTTCTGCTGCGAATGCAAAAGGAAGGTCTGGTGAGCACCACCTTAAGGAAATCGACTGCCGGACCGAAACGGAAATATTATTCATTGACGGAAAAAGGCGAGCTGGAATTGGAGCAATTCATCAACCGCTGGACACAATTGAGCTCCTCGGTGAACAATGTTTTGAATAAAAGGGGGAATTGA
- a CDS encoding DUF4179 domain-containing protein, which yields MILEKMEPISIGAIQENGIQSVVDWFDGHKEYFYRFGRHFVQNQQQMEELFYRSILKVHKEYPRYKENLPFKMWVTSIFIQNIRELPSLQESREMNPDREVYAGLNQLEREALVLTYITGFTMDETAQLLEVPYGKIRDLLFSGIQTLRKQIDGADYQGCEPFKEHYIDYLEKTMERPAKIEFEIHLYNCTECQEDLASFQEVAMTRLNDVEAGNDLSVHPELMENVRKRLAAKKEHRMQKTKKRKKLALGFASAFAFIMAIGFITGAFPKVYYAWTEDDVHLRAFLQEGFGQRLNLEAESDGVKVKIKGVVADDIQTLVFYEIHDMKEDKQYFMNFQDGVTVENEFDIMKRDAYPRYSFPDIEAEMNKSNKNVFYGKLALPPLKEKQSEVKLRITKIQELTNEAGGSYGFRAGEYKNGYWSFEFPVTKQPVTEYEINEPRELEGVAIRFEKLMVAPTATFLQFSINTEKLEKRIDFLNFKSLEVNNEKVEAERYGSHFMEYQPDNGWTGFQAYFDPLYGEKVKDFRVQLDSIYLSIVDHKNIELSGNQTFPQTIQYAGSTLWIDKTKAGQSTEIIIRNEDLESQGYESLHINFTDENGHQPNITHMDSKGVLVDKDGVEYDPHKGPIDYEKLEQPRHFVTEQSMKVEAIEEQSMKLQITGYNTLKYLDEVWDLGAVKMSQDKE from the coding sequence ATGATCCTGGAAAAAATGGAGCCAATCTCGATTGGAGCGATTCAAGAGAACGGCATACAGTCAGTCGTGGATTGGTTTGATGGGCATAAGGAATATTTCTATCGTTTTGGTCGACACTTTGTTCAAAATCAGCAGCAGATGGAGGAGCTTTTTTACAGGTCGATCCTGAAGGTGCATAAGGAGTATCCACGGTATAAAGAGAATTTGCCGTTCAAAATGTGGGTCACTTCAATTTTTATTCAAAACATCCGCGAGCTTCCAAGCCTGCAAGAATCAAGGGAGATGAACCCGGACCGTGAAGTGTATGCTGGATTGAATCAACTGGAAAGAGAAGCGCTGGTTCTTACATATATAACAGGTTTCACCATGGATGAGACTGCGCAGCTCCTTGAAGTTCCGTATGGAAAAATAAGGGACTTATTATTTTCCGGTATTCAGACGCTCAGAAAACAAATAGATGGAGCTGACTATCAAGGCTGTGAGCCGTTCAAAGAGCATTATATCGATTACCTGGAAAAAACGATGGAACGACCGGCAAAGATTGAGTTTGAAATCCATCTTTATAACTGCACAGAATGTCAGGAGGATTTGGCGAGCTTCCAGGAAGTCGCAATGACTCGGCTGAATGATGTTGAGGCAGGGAATGACCTGAGTGTACACCCTGAACTAATGGAAAATGTGAGAAAAAGATTGGCAGCTAAGAAGGAACATAGGATGCAGAAGACTAAAAAGCGCAAAAAATTGGCGCTTGGTTTTGCGAGTGCATTTGCTTTCATTATGGCAATCGGCTTCATTACCGGTGCATTCCCAAAGGTCTATTATGCATGGACAGAAGATGATGTGCATCTTCGAGCTTTTCTCCAGGAGGGTTTTGGTCAGAGACTGAATCTTGAAGCGGAAAGTGACGGGGTGAAGGTGAAAATCAAAGGCGTGGTGGCGGATGACATCCAGACGCTGGTTTTCTATGAAATTCATGATATGAAGGAAGACAAGCAATATTTCATGAACTTTCAGGATGGGGTGACTGTAGAGAACGAATTTGACATTATGAAACGCGACGCCTATCCGCGCTATTCTTTTCCCGATATCGAGGCGGAGATGAACAAAAGTAATAAAAACGTTTTTTATGGAAAGCTTGCACTGCCACCTCTTAAGGAAAAGCAGAGTGAAGTCAAACTGAGAATCACCAAAATTCAGGAATTGACTAATGAAGCTGGGGGATCATATGGTTTTAGAGCTGGTGAATATAAAAACGGTTACTGGAGCTTCGAGTTCCCGGTAACTAAACAGCCTGTCACTGAGTACGAAATCAATGAACCAAGAGAGCTCGAGGGCGTGGCGATCAGATTCGAAAAATTGATGGTTGCCCCTACTGCCACCTTTTTACAATTTAGCATCAATACAGAAAAACTGGAGAAGCGAATCGATTTCCTCAATTTTAAATCGCTGGAGGTGAATAATGAAAAAGTGGAGGCGGAGCGATATGGCAGCCACTTTATGGAGTACCAGCCGGACAATGGATGGACTGGTTTTCAAGCTTATTTTGATCCCCTTTACGGTGAGAAAGTGAAAGATTTCAGAGTCCAATTAGACTCGATCTATCTATCGATTGTAGATCATAAAAATATCGAACTTAGCGGAAATCAGACCTTCCCGCAGACAATCCAGTATGCAGGCAGCACCCTCTGGATCGATAAGACCAAAGCCGGTCAGTCTACAGAGATTATTATACGCAATGAAGATCTGGAAAGTCAGGGATATGAATCTCTTCACATTAATTTTACGGACGAAAATGGTCATCAGCCTAACATCACCCATATGGATTCCAAAGGAGTGCTCGTCGATAAAGACGGCGTCGAATATGATCCGCATAAAGGTCCAATCGACTATGAGAAATTGGAGCAGCCACGCCATTTCGTCACAGAACAATCCATGAAAGTAGAAGCCATTGAGGAACAGTCCATGAAGCTCCAGATCACTGGTTATAACACGCTAAAATACTTGGACGAAGTTTGGGATCTGGGGGCGGTTAAGATGTCTCAAGATAAGGAATAA
- a CDS encoding M48 family metallopeptidase: protein MTVQEFEKLVNKLEKQASANPKLYRFKVIMLTGLGFGYVALFLSLFLFLMTISIAMIADGNFTFGNVKVLLLTGTLSFFIIKALIVKMEMPEGYYLQREEAPRLFEIIDTLRLRLNAPPIDAIVLDSEFNASVAQISSYGMFGKKRNVLAIGIPLLSTLSQQQFTAVLAHELAHISNSDTALGARIYRLRMSWSCLLHSLEENEQFGTFIFKKFFQWFYPRFDAYTFAMARQEEYAADRSAALATSSPAMGEALTLISVAAPYYYRDFYSELFEECAKTNSVPQPYSNFTEKFQSLSEQKSAEYFNEQLAEESYMTDTHPCLRDRLAALAIEAEVPEKPKESALNYFLAFPGRVINDFNKMWVDYNQDSWKEEIENFNDSKQRYEELTNKQVANLEELLEKAYLTVEFNSLEAAIPLYEEIAEKHSEDPQTAGALLTLAEHYLESRDTAEKGIRLIHLAMSYDWELRLPALDLLCGYYYETEQSELFENTREELEKWEEIVEASNVECDFIQPKDHFITHDKDSRELLAGINQLAQYKEITTAYLVRKQLASIPERKQYVLGLDLSLPKSTDLDEAEEALYEKYINGLGEFEDTCVIILNDKKDLRKSMLSVENSLIYSVSDKEQAS, encoded by the coding sequence ATGACAGTTCAAGAGTTTGAAAAGTTGGTAAACAAGCTTGAAAAGCAGGCTTCTGCTAACCCGAAGCTTTACAGGTTCAAGGTCATCATGCTTACTGGACTTGGTTTTGGTTATGTTGCATTGTTTTTGTCGTTGTTTTTATTTTTGATGACCATTTCAATTGCCATGATTGCTGATGGGAATTTTACCTTTGGAAATGTGAAAGTTCTGCTCTTGACGGGAACTCTGTCATTCTTCATTATCAAGGCCTTGATTGTGAAAATGGAAATGCCAGAAGGGTATTACCTGCAACGGGAGGAAGCTCCAAGGTTGTTCGAGATCATCGACACACTGCGCCTTAGATTGAACGCCCCGCCTATTGATGCAATTGTACTTGATAGTGAATTTAATGCCTCCGTCGCACAAATTTCAAGCTATGGTATGTTCGGGAAAAAGCGAAATGTCCTTGCCATTGGAATTCCGCTTCTATCCACACTTTCCCAGCAACAGTTTACTGCTGTGCTTGCTCATGAGCTTGCCCATATCTCTAATTCTGACACTGCCCTCGGCGCGAGAATATACCGTCTGCGAATGAGCTGGAGCTGTCTATTGCATTCATTGGAGGAAAACGAACAATTCGGCACCTTCATCTTTAAAAAATTCTTCCAATGGTTTTATCCGAGGTTTGACGCCTATACATTTGCGATGGCAAGGCAGGAAGAATACGCTGCAGACCGTTCGGCAGCCTTAGCAACATCCTCGCCGGCGATGGGCGAAGCATTGACGCTGATCTCTGTGGCAGCTCCATATTACTACCGTGATTTTTACAGCGAGCTGTTTGAAGAATGTGCGAAGACGAACAGTGTTCCTCAACCATATTCGAATTTCACTGAGAAGTTCCAGTCACTTAGTGAACAAAAATCAGCCGAATATTTCAATGAGCAGCTGGCTGAGGAAAGTTATATGACAGACACTCACCCGTGTTTAAGGGACAGACTTGCTGCATTGGCAATAGAAGCCGAAGTGCCGGAAAAGCCAAAAGAATCTGCACTGAACTATTTCCTGGCATTCCCAGGTCGAGTGATCAATGACTTTAATAAAATGTGGGTCGACTACAATCAGGATAGCTGGAAAGAAGAAATTGAAAACTTTAATGATTCAAAGCAACGATACGAGGAATTAACCAACAAACAAGTTGCCAACCTTGAAGAATTGCTGGAAAAAGCCTATTTGACAGTCGAGTTCAATAGCCTGGAAGCAGCAATTCCTTTGTATGAGGAGATTGCTGAGAAGCATTCGGAAGATCCGCAAACTGCAGGGGCACTGTTGACTTTAGCTGAGCATTATCTGGAATCTAGGGACACGGCGGAAAAAGGAATTCGATTGATCCACCTTGCTATGTCCTACGATTGGGAATTGCGCCTGCCAGCGCTTGACCTATTATGCGGTTACTATTATGAGACTGAACAAAGCGAGTTATTTGAAAACACGAGAGAAGAGCTGGAGAAGTGGGAGGAAATCGTGGAAGCTTCCAATGTGGAGTGCGATTTTATCCAGCCAAAAGACCACTTTATCACTCATGACAAAGATAGCAGAGAACTACTCGCCGGCATAAACCAGCTTGCACAATACAAGGAAATTACAACTGCTTATCTCGTACGAAAGCAACTCGCTTCGATTCCAGAGCGTAAGCAGTATGTGCTTGGACTTGACCTGTCACTTCCGAAAAGTACAGATCTGGATGAAGCTGAAGAGGCTTTATATGAAAAATATATCAATGGTCTTGGAGAGTTTGAGGATACTTGCGTCATCATTCTTAATGACAAGAAGGATCTGCGAAAAAGCATGCTAAGCGTGGAAAATTCTCTGATTTATTCTGTATCCGATAAAGAACAAGCATCTTGA
- a CDS encoding TrkH family potassium uptake protein, giving the protein MAKILKRNWLKPAQIIVFFYVIAVLISASLLSLPIALKPGVSWTLIDVLFTAVSAVSVTGLAVVSTPDTFSTPGVFILMFILQFGGIGIMTLGTFFWMILRRRIGLKDRQLIMTDQNQSQMSGLVKLMRQILAIILLIEAVGALILGTYFLRFFPTWQEAYLQGLFAAVSATTNAGFDITGSSLIPFAHDYFVQTVNIILLTLGAIGFPVLVEVKEFFLNRKKHNRSHFSLYTKLTTLTFFALMFFGTFAILLFEYNHFFKDYNWHESFFYAWFQSSSTRNGGLATMNVSDFSNPTLLLLCFLMFIGASPSSVGGGIRTTTFAVIILLIINFAKGHNAIKVFGRELHEEDIRKSVVVSFLAMLLCFAAVVIMNATENFTMMEIMFEVSSAFGTTGLSMGITPELSTAGKIVIISLMFIGRIGILSFIFLFNRGKLEPKCHYPKERLIVG; this is encoded by the coding sequence TTGGCGAAAATTTTAAAAAGGAACTGGCTGAAACCTGCGCAAATCATTGTGTTTTTTTATGTCATTGCTGTATTGATCTCGGCGTCGCTCCTCAGTCTCCCTATTGCGCTCAAGCCTGGGGTGAGCTGGACTTTGATTGACGTTTTATTCACGGCAGTCAGTGCGGTGAGTGTGACAGGGCTAGCGGTGGTATCGACACCGGACACCTTTAGTACACCGGGCGTTTTCATATTAATGTTCATCCTCCAGTTTGGCGGTATTGGGATCATGACGCTTGGTACGTTTTTCTGGATGATATTACGCAGGAGGATCGGTCTTAAAGATCGGCAGTTAATCATGACCGACCAAAATCAGTCTCAAATGTCAGGTCTGGTCAAGCTCATGAGACAAATATTGGCTATCATCCTCTTGATCGAGGCGGTGGGGGCCCTTATATTAGGCACCTATTTTCTTCGTTTTTTCCCGACATGGCAAGAAGCCTATCTCCAAGGCTTATTTGCAGCGGTCAGTGCAACGACGAATGCTGGCTTTGACATTACAGGAAGTTCGCTGATTCCTTTTGCGCATGATTACTTTGTGCAAACCGTGAACATCATCCTACTAACCTTAGGTGCGATTGGATTCCCGGTATTAGTGGAAGTTAAGGAGTTCTTTTTGAATCGTAAAAAACACAATCGATCACATTTTTCCTTATATACGAAACTGACCACCTTAACATTCTTTGCGCTTATGTTCTTCGGTACATTTGCCATTCTGCTTTTTGAATATAATCATTTTTTCAAGGACTATAACTGGCATGAATCATTTTTTTATGCCTGGTTTCAATCGTCCTCCACTAGAAATGGCGGGCTTGCTACTATGAATGTGAGTGATTTCTCTAATCCTACCTTACTGCTTCTTTGCTTTTTGATGTTTATTGGAGCGTCGCCAAGTTCTGTTGGCGGCGGGATAAGGACGACTACTTTTGCGGTCATTATTTTACTGATCATCAATTTTGCAAAAGGGCATAATGCAATCAAGGTGTTTGGACGGGAGCTGCATGAGGAAGATATCCGGAAATCGGTAGTGGTTAGTTTTCTGGCGATGCTGCTCTGTTTCGCCGCTGTGGTGATCATGAACGCGACTGAAAACTTCACGATGATGGAAATCATGTTCGAAGTCAGTTCAGCATTCGGGACGACCGGCTTGTCGATGGGAATCACTCCTGAACTTAGCACGGCAGGAAAGATTGTCATTATTTCTTTGATGTTTATAGGAAGAATAGGGATTCTATCATTCATATTCCTGTTCAACCGCGGAAAGCTAGAGCCAAAATGCCATTATCCGAAAGAAAGATTGATTGTTGGATAG
- a CDS encoding NAD(P)/FAD-dependent oxidoreductase, translating to MNLMSGTYYWPATFPTPPSYPQLEDNVECDVLIVGGGSSASQCAYYLADSGLKVAVIEKGKIGSGSTSSNTALIQYSGEKMFTNLVNSFGKEYISRHLELLQEAIDEIEAACRTVDINCEFKRRDSLYSASCSEDVESLRKEYEFLKEQGLKVDFLSKEEIEEKYPFSREAAIYSYGDGELNPFKFTHALIDYAAKKGVQIFENTEMNGHHVDPQSGRVILTTTDGRSISAGKVLFACGYEGIDLKKEKQVSFVSTYTVTTKPVADLTFWYNQTLLWETARPYLYLRTTSDNRIIIGGLDDNTPYAEDRDSKLIHKRDKLIEEFNKMFPSIQVEPDYYLAAFYGGTADGIPIIGKYKEYPNSYFLMGFGDNGTVYSQMLAKIIAEEIITGNSPDLKLYLNDRPLVAKK from the coding sequence ATGAACTTAATGTCTGGTACATATTATTGGCCTGCCACTTTCCCTACTCCCCCCTCCTATCCACAGTTGGAAGACAATGTGGAATGCGATGTCCTGATCGTTGGAGGAGGAAGTTCAGCTTCGCAATGCGCCTACTATCTTGCGGATTCTGGATTGAAAGTGGCAGTCATTGAAAAAGGGAAGATTGGCAGCGGAAGCACGAGTTCGAATACGGCACTCATTCAGTATTCAGGGGAAAAAATGTTCACGAACCTCGTTAACTCTTTTGGAAAGGAGTATATTTCAAGACATTTAGAACTCTTGCAGGAAGCGATCGATGAAATAGAAGCAGCATGCAGGACAGTAGACATCAACTGCGAATTTAAAAGAAGAGACTCGCTATATTCGGCAAGTTGCAGTGAAGATGTGGAATCGCTGAGGAAAGAATATGAATTTTTAAAAGAGCAAGGTCTGAAGGTAGACTTTCTCAGCAAAGAAGAAATCGAGGAAAAATATCCGTTCAGCCGTGAGGCCGCCATCTATTCCTATGGTGATGGCGAACTTAACCCTTTCAAGTTCACCCATGCGCTGATAGACTACGCCGCTAAAAAAGGTGTACAAATCTTCGAAAACACCGAGATGAATGGACATCATGTGGATCCGCAATCAGGACGGGTGATTCTTACCACCACAGACGGTCGATCCATTTCGGCAGGCAAAGTCCTATTTGCGTGTGGCTATGAGGGAATCGACTTAAAGAAAGAAAAACAGGTTTCTTTCGTGAGTACGTATACCGTGACGACAAAGCCTGTTGCTGATTTGACGTTCTGGTACAACCAGACGCTTTTATGGGAAACAGCCAGGCCTTATCTGTATTTGCGGACTACAAGTGATAACCGGATTATCATTGGCGGTCTTGATGATAATACTCCCTATGCTGAGGACCGGGACAGTAAACTCATTCATAAGCGGGACAAACTGATTGAAGAATTCAACAAGATGTTTCCGTCCATCCAGGTAGAACCGGACTATTATTTAGCTGCCTTTTACGGGGGGACTGCGGACGGCATCCCGATCATCGGTAAGTATAAAGAATATCCAAACAGCTACTTCCTCATGGGATTCGGCGACAATGGAACCGTTTACAGCCAGATGCTTGCGAAAATCATAGCTGAAGAAATCATAACTGGAAACAGCCCCGACCTGAAGCTGTATCTAAACGACAGGCCGCTAGTTGCGAAAAAATAA
- a CDS encoding VOC family protein, whose amino-acid sequence MGRVVHFEIHVDNMDRAKTFYGEVFGWAFEDWSEYTGMPYLGAVTGSEDALGINGALMQRQGPPPESNQPLNGYACTMGVEDYDATEAKILNNGGVVALPKYALPGMAWQGYYKDTEGNIFGIHQPDVNAK is encoded by the coding sequence ATGGGTAGAGTAGTGCATTTTGAAATACATGTAGATAATATGGACCGTGCTAAAACGTTTTATGGTGAAGTATTTGGGTGGGCATTTGAAGATTGGAGCGAATACACTGGCATGCCTTATTTGGGGGCAGTGACTGGCAGTGAAGATGCGCTTGGAATTAACGGTGCCTTAATGCAGCGTCAAGGTCCGCCTCCAGAATCAAACCAGCCTTTGAATGGTTATGCATGTACAATGGGCGTAGAAGATTACGATGCGACTGAAGCTAAAATCCTTAATAATGGCGGCGTAGTAGCATTGCCAAAATACGCACTGCCTGGCATGGCGTGGCAGGGGTATTATAAAGATACAGAAGGAAATATATTTGGCATTCATCAACCAGATGTAAATGCAAAATAG
- a CDS encoding GNAT family N-acetyltransferase, which yields MMPIRYELIPDDQISLVKDLCNELMIYQKSLATFRPELFDGMSFETRMIPSVKNAKANHIIAAMDGDEIVGYVYSNVSPKEVYSSAFATFFAMESVKGSDVGCLSQFYIKEGYRSMGIGSVLFEKSKEWLDSLDDIQDQFIYVSNGNDAALNFYKSKGFKISHQILDGFITVLRNT from the coding sequence GATCAGATTAGCCTGGTAAAAGATCTTTGCAATGAGTTGATGATCTATCAAAAGTCACTAGCCACTTTTCGCCCCGAGCTCTTTGATGGCATGAGTTTTGAAACCAGAATGATCCCCTCGGTTAAAAACGCGAAGGCGAATCATATCATTGCCGCGATGGATGGCGATGAGATTGTCGGATACGTGTATAGCAATGTCTCGCCAAAAGAAGTGTATTCAAGTGCTTTTGCTACTTTCTTTGCTATGGAATCCGTAAAAGGAAGTGATGTCGGCTGCCTTTCGCAATTTTATATAAAAGAAGGCTACCGCAGCATGGGCATCGGGTCGGTACTGTTTGAAAAATCCAAGGAATGGCTAGATTCCCTGGATGACATTCAAGACCAATTCATCTATGTATCCAACGGCAATGATGCCGCCCTGAACTTTTACAAAAGTAAAGGCTTTAAAATAAGCCATCAAATTCTGGATGGATTTATTACGGTTCTTAGAAATACATAA